Proteins encoded by one window of Hyphomicrobium nitrativorans NL23:
- the lpxD gene encoding UDP-3-O-(3-hydroxymyristoyl)glucosamine N-acyltransferase, which yields MNHPGFFRKAGPFTLAEVAAATGAEVQGETGQADRLVDDVVPLSEAGSGQLSFFENRKYLPQLLATQAGACLVDPRFLPRVPAGTVALTTPTPYQAFAKSLLLFYPEAMHSKAAEGGTEERIARSAVIEDGAIIEPGAIVGPEARIGRGTRVAAGAVVGYRVTIGRDCYIGPLVSVIHALIGNRVILHAGVRIGQDGFGFAMGRTGHLKVPQVGRVIIQDDVEIGANSAVDRGALKDTIIGEGTKIDNLVQIGHNAVIGRHCVIVGQVGIAGSAELGDFVVMGGQSGAIGHIKIGTGAQIAGGSHPKGDVPPGAVLAGTPARPFRQWAREVAAVQRLARRSIDDDDADGK from the coding sequence ATGAACCATCCCGGTTTCTTCCGCAAAGCCGGGCCGTTCACGCTGGCCGAGGTTGCCGCGGCGACGGGTGCCGAGGTGCAGGGCGAAACGGGCCAGGCCGACCGGCTGGTGGACGATGTCGTGCCGCTCTCGGAAGCCGGATCAGGGCAGCTCTCGTTCTTCGAGAACCGCAAGTATCTGCCGCAGCTTCTCGCAACGCAGGCCGGCGCCTGCCTTGTCGACCCTCGCTTCCTGCCGCGCGTGCCGGCCGGCACCGTCGCGCTGACGACGCCCACTCCCTACCAGGCCTTCGCCAAGTCCCTGCTCCTGTTCTATCCGGAAGCCATGCACAGCAAGGCTGCGGAAGGCGGAACCGAGGAGCGGATCGCGCGCTCGGCGGTGATCGAGGACGGCGCCATCATCGAGCCGGGGGCGATCGTCGGCCCGGAAGCCCGCATCGGGCGCGGCACGCGGGTGGCTGCGGGCGCCGTCGTGGGATACCGCGTGACCATCGGGCGCGACTGCTACATCGGCCCCCTCGTCTCCGTCATTCATGCCCTGATCGGGAACCGGGTCATCCTGCACGCAGGCGTCCGAATCGGGCAGGACGGCTTCGGTTTCGCGATGGGCCGGACCGGGCATCTCAAAGTGCCGCAGGTGGGGCGTGTGATCATCCAGGACGACGTGGAAATCGGCGCCAACTCGGCCGTCGACCGTGGGGCGCTTAAGGATACCATCATCGGCGAAGGCACAAAAATTGATAATCTCGTGCAGATCGGGCACAACGCGGTGATCGGACGGCATTGCGTCATCGTCGGGCAAGTCGGCATCGCGGGATCGGCCGAACTCGGCGATTTCGTGGTCATGGGCGGCCAGTCTGGCGCAATCGGCCACATCAAGATCGGAACCGGCGCACAGATTGCCGGCGGCTCTCACCCGAAGGGCGATGTGCCGCCGGGAGCGGTGCTGGCGGGTACGCCCGCGCGGCCCTTCAGGCAGTGGGCTCGCGAAGTTGCCGCCGTCCAGCGGCTTGCGCGTCGCTCCATCGACGACGACGACGCGGACGGCAAATGA
- the fabZ gene encoding 3-hydroxyacyl-ACP dehydratase FabZ, translating to MDDATKQALPKTADIGKILKLLPHRYPFLLLDRIYDINGDETCVGVKNVTINEPFFQGHFPQYPVMPGVLIIEGLAQTAGALCVHSLGEDYKTELVYFMGIDKCKFRKPVVPGDQLHYHVRKIRNRGRVWRFYGEAKVDGQTVAEAEISAMLADTADARAFAASKNG from the coding sequence ATGGACGACGCGACCAAGCAGGCCCTGCCGAAGACGGCGGATATCGGCAAGATCTTGAAGCTCTTGCCGCACCGTTACCCGTTCCTGCTCCTCGACCGGATCTACGACATCAACGGCGACGAGACGTGCGTCGGCGTCAAGAACGTCACCATCAACGAGCCATTCTTCCAGGGCCACTTTCCGCAGTACCCCGTCATGCCGGGCGTCCTCATCATCGAGGGCCTCGCGCAGACGGCGGGCGCGCTCTGCGTGCACAGCCTCGGCGAAGACTACAAGACCGAGCTCGTCTACTTCATGGGCATCGACAAGTGCAAGTTCCGCAAGCCGGTGGTGCCGGGCGACCAGCTTCACTACCACGTGCGTAAGATCCGCAACCGCGGGCGCGTGTGGCGCTTCTACGGTGAAGCGAAAGTCGATGGGCAGACCGTCGCCGAAGCCGAGATCAGCGCGATGCTCGCCGACACCGCAGACGCTCGTGCATTCGCGGCGAGCAAGAATGGCTGA
- the lpxA gene encoding acyl-ACP--UDP-N-acetylglucosamine O-acyltransferase produces MADTNIHPTAIVEDGATLADGVTVGPFSIVGRDVSLGEGVVLHSHAVVTGRTTIGARTRIFPFASIGHQPQDLKYHGEPSTLSIGTDCMIREGVTINPGTEGGGMSTTVGNGCAFLANSHVGHDCHVGNNVIFSNNVMLAGHVEVGDFAILGGGAAVIQFARVGDHAFLGGMSGLEQDLIPYGMALGNRAYLSGLNIVGLKRRGFSASQIHDLRRAYRLMFAAEGTLLERVDDVAQEFRDHPTVMEIIAFIRAGGKRSMCTPKNAADA; encoded by the coding sequence ATGGCTGATACGAACATTCATCCGACTGCGATCGTCGAGGACGGCGCAACACTCGCCGACGGCGTCACTGTCGGGCCGTTCTCCATCGTCGGGCGCGATGTCTCGCTCGGCGAGGGCGTCGTGCTCCACAGCCACGCCGTCGTGACGGGGCGGACGACGATCGGGGCACGCACGCGGATCTTCCCGTTCGCCTCCATCGGGCATCAGCCGCAAGATCTCAAATACCACGGCGAGCCCTCGACGCTGTCGATCGGTACGGATTGCATGATCCGCGAAGGGGTCACGATCAATCCCGGCACCGAGGGCGGCGGCATGTCGACGACGGTCGGCAACGGCTGCGCGTTCCTCGCCAATTCGCACGTGGGCCATGATTGCCACGTGGGCAACAATGTCATCTTCTCGAACAACGTCATGCTGGCCGGGCACGTCGAGGTCGGCGATTTCGCGATCCTGGGCGGCGGCGCGGCCGTGATCCAGTTCGCGCGCGTCGGGGACCACGCGTTCCTCGGCGGCATGAGCGGGCTCGAACAGGATCTCATCCCGTACGGCATGGCGCTCGGCAATCGCGCGTATCTCTCGGGCCTCAACATCGTCGGCCTCAAGCGGCGCGGTTTTTCCGCCAGCCAGATCCACGACCTGCGCCGCGCCTATCGGCTGATGTTTGCGGCCGAAGGCACGCTGCTGGAGCGCGTGGACGACGTTGCGCAGGAATTCCGCGATCATCCGACGGTGATGGAAATCATCGCGTTCATCCGGGCCGGCGGAAAGCGCTCCATGTGCACGCCCAAAAACGCGGCGGACGCCTGA
- a CDS encoding pilus assembly protein N-terminal domain-containing protein → MLPTHALFARQTWQARRAVTMALGAFLAGGALTLAPAHAADLVVAYDQSQLLRLPRTVSSVIIGNPSIADVTVQGGNLLVVTGKTFGITNIIALDGERNIIQDQRVIVTRDEVRTVNLNKAGERQSYTCTPNCSPMLTIGDEKDYFSTISSHAQTKTRISEGTSGSGGAEGQ, encoded by the coding sequence ATGCTGCCGACCCACGCCCTCTTCGCGCGCCAGACGTGGCAAGCTCGCCGCGCCGTGACGATGGCGCTCGGCGCGTTTTTGGCCGGGGGCGCGCTGACCCTCGCTCCGGCGCACGCGGCCGATCTCGTGGTCGCCTACGACCAGTCGCAGCTCCTGCGCCTTCCGCGCACCGTGTCGAGCGTCATCATCGGCAATCCGTCGATCGCGGACGTGACCGTCCAGGGCGGCAACCTGCTCGTCGTGACCGGAAAGACATTCGGTATCACGAACATCATCGCGCTCGACGGCGAGCGTAACATCATCCAGGACCAGCGCGTGATCGTGACGCGAGACGAGGTCCGCACCGTGAACCTCAACAAGGCCGGAGAGCGTCAGTCCTATACCTGCACGCCGAATTGTTCGCCGATGCTCACCATTGGCGACGAAAAGGATTACTTCAGCACGATCTCGTCTCACGCCCAGACTAAAACCCGCATCTCGGAAGGCACGAGTGGGAGCGGTGGGGCGGAAGGCCAGTAG
- a CDS encoding MgtC/SapB family protein, whose translation MTSLELLHSTGLLAHLEVGFRLLLAAALAGLLGWDREEQARPAGLRTYMLVALAAAVFTVITFEIYETVRQSQMQANADPIRIIEAVTAGVAFLAAGVIIQGRNTVRGLTTGAGMWMAGALGVAAGTGNYLLAIIAALLAFGILKLAHFAQPQPDVPRRPTLIIETVEDEDTERRP comes from the coding sequence GTGACCTCGCTCGAGCTGCTGCATTCGACTGGCCTTCTGGCTCACCTGGAGGTGGGCTTTCGCTTATTGCTTGCCGCGGCGCTTGCCGGCCTGCTCGGCTGGGATCGCGAAGAGCAGGCTCGACCCGCCGGTCTCAGAACCTACATGCTCGTTGCGCTCGCAGCCGCCGTGTTCACGGTCATTACGTTCGAGATTTACGAGACGGTGCGTCAAAGCCAGATGCAAGCCAACGCCGATCCGATCCGTATCATCGAGGCGGTGACGGCGGGCGTGGCGTTTCTTGCCGCCGGCGTGATTATTCAGGGCAGGAACACGGTACGCGGACTCACGACCGGGGCCGGGATGTGGATGGCGGGAGCGCTCGGCGTCGCAGCCGGCACGGGCAATTACCTGCTCGCCATCATCGCCGCGCTGCTCGCGTTCGGCATCCTCAAGCTCGCGCACTTCGCTCAGCCGCAGCCGGACGTGCCGCGCAGGCCGACACTCATCATCGAGACCGTAGAAGACGAAGACACCGAGCGGCGGCCGTAG
- a CDS encoding ATP12 family chaperone protein, whose amino-acid sequence MTEDERKSANGSANGQGKEPMTVPVKDALRPPLPKRFYKSASVESRDGAFAILLDGRPVRTPGKRLLAVSVIALAEAVAAEWEAQGERIDPATMPLTRLANTAIDAVSDKMHEVADDIAAFAASDLLCYRAEAPEGLVRRQAEAWDPPLAWARDALGAGLTVQAGLMPVDQPAEAIASVRGALAPLDALSLAATHVLTTLTGSAILALAHVEGRLTLEEVWAAATVDERWQSDLWGRDAEAEARMAERLAEATAAARCLRLLRSR is encoded by the coding sequence ATGACGGAAGACGAACGTAAGAGCGCGAACGGGAGCGCCAACGGACAAGGCAAGGAGCCGATGACGGTTCCCGTCAAAGACGCCTTGCGGCCGCCTTTGCCGAAGCGCTTCTACAAGTCGGCGTCGGTCGAGTCCCGTGACGGCGCTTTCGCAATCCTGCTCGACGGGCGGCCTGTCCGCACGCCGGGGAAGCGCCTGCTTGCGGTGAGCGTTATAGCCCTCGCCGAAGCGGTGGCCGCCGAATGGGAGGCGCAGGGCGAACGGATCGATCCGGCGACCATGCCTCTCACGCGGCTCGCCAACACAGCAATCGATGCGGTGTCCGACAAGATGCACGAGGTCGCCGATGACATCGCGGCCTTCGCGGCGAGCGATCTCCTCTGCTACCGCGCGGAGGCGCCCGAGGGGTTGGTCCGCCGTCAGGCGGAGGCGTGGGACCCGCCGCTCGCGTGGGCGCGGGACGCATTGGGCGCCGGCTTGACCGTTCAGGCCGGCTTGATGCCGGTGGATCAGCCAGCCGAAGCCATCGCGTCCGTGCGCGGCGCGCTCGCCCCCCTCGACGCGTTGAGCCTCGCCGCCACGCACGTGCTCACGACGTTGACGGGGTCGGCCATTCTGGCGTTGGCCCACGTCGAAGGACGGCTCACTCTTGAAGAGGTTTGGGCCGCTGCGACGGTCGACGAGCGCTGGCAAAGCGACCTATGGGGGCGCGACGCGGAGGCGGAGGCGAGAATGGCGGAACGCCTTGCCGAAGCTACGGCCGCCGCTCGGTGTCTTCGTCTTCTACGGTCTCGATGA
- a CDS encoding HAD-IA family hydrolase, which yields MSSARPPVKLVIFDCDGTLVDSQHMIVAAMTDAFASQGRVAPPRESVVGVVGLSLDWAIARLVPEETDPVVIERLSEAYKEAFRERRLGPDHTEPLYDGVRDVLDRLAAREDVSLGIATGKSRRGLDAVLEREGIVHHFRTIQTADTHPSKPHPSMIFAAMSEAVAEPVDTVMIGDTTFDIEMALGAGTSSIGVAWGYHPVDALRAAGAHHVTADCAELGRTLDRLMFERQVG from the coding sequence ATGTCGAGCGCGCGCCCCCCTGTGAAGCTCGTCATCTTCGATTGCGACGGCACGCTCGTCGACAGCCAGCACATGATCGTGGCGGCGATGACGGATGCGTTCGCGTCGCAAGGCCGCGTTGCGCCCCCGCGCGAAAGCGTCGTCGGCGTCGTCGGCCTCTCCCTCGACTGGGCCATCGCGCGCCTCGTGCCGGAGGAGACCGATCCCGTCGTGATCGAGCGCCTGTCGGAGGCCTACAAAGAGGCCTTCCGCGAGCGGCGTCTCGGTCCGGATCACACCGAGCCGCTCTACGATGGCGTACGCGACGTGCTGGATCGTCTGGCCGCCCGCGAGGACGTATCGCTCGGCATCGCCACCGGCAAATCGCGCCGCGGGCTCGACGCCGTGCTTGAGCGCGAGGGCATCGTCCATCATTTCCGCACCATCCAGACGGCGGACACGCACCCCTCGAAGCCTCATCCGTCGATGATCTTCGCCGCCATGAGCGAGGCGGTGGCCGAGCCTGTCGATACGGTGATGATCGGCGACACGACATTCGACATCGAGATGGCGCTGGGCGCGGGCACGTCGTCCATCGGCGTGGCGTGGGGGTATCACCCGGTGGATGCGTTGCGGGCGGCAGGCGCCCACCACGTCACCGCCGATTGTGCCGAGCTTGGGCGGACGCTCGACCGATTGATGTTCGAACGGCAGGTAGGATGA
- a CDS encoding RluA family pseudouridine synthase yields MTDRSNERVETIEVAEREAGMRLDRWFRTHFPEIGHGYLQKLLRSGQVRVDARRVEANERLEAGAQVRVPKAARTPREGGQGSSKSTTPSTSKADRDLIESMILYEDDDVLVLDKPFGIAVQGGTGTRRHIDGMLAGMADRFGDRPRLVHRLDRDTTGVLLVAKHRAAAAKLGRTFQTRSAAKTYWALVKGVPKPHQGKIEVPLVKAAGPDGDRVRRARPGEQKEAMHATTHYSVVDRAAHKASWVSLKPVTGRQHQLRAHMELIGNTIVGDNKYDGGMDLPAENITPKLHLHARRLVIPHPAREGKIDVTAPLPPHMQETWDLLGFDVRRFDKDDG; encoded by the coding sequence ATGACGGATCGCTCAAACGAGCGCGTCGAGACGATCGAGGTCGCGGAGCGCGAGGCTGGCATGCGCCTCGACCGCTGGTTCCGCACGCACTTTCCCGAGATCGGTCACGGCTATTTGCAAAAGCTCCTGCGCTCCGGCCAGGTGCGCGTGGATGCGCGCCGTGTCGAGGCCAACGAGCGCCTCGAAGCGGGCGCGCAGGTTCGCGTTCCGAAAGCCGCACGCACGCCTCGCGAAGGCGGACAGGGAAGCAGCAAATCAACCACGCCCTCCACCTCCAAGGCCGACCGCGATCTGATCGAGAGCATGATCCTCTACGAGGACGATGACGTGCTCGTCCTCGACAAGCCGTTCGGCATCGCCGTGCAGGGCGGCACCGGCACGCGTCGGCATATCGACGGCATGCTTGCCGGAATGGCCGACCGCTTCGGAGACCGTCCGCGCCTCGTCCATCGCCTCGACCGCGACACGACGGGCGTGCTGCTCGTCGCCAAGCACCGCGCAGCGGCTGCCAAGCTCGGCCGCACCTTCCAGACGCGCTCGGCCGCCAAGACCTATTGGGCTCTCGTCAAGGGCGTGCCGAAGCCGCATCAGGGAAAGATCGAGGTGCCCCTCGTCAAGGCGGCCGGCCCAGACGGCGACCGCGTGCGTCGAGCGCGCCCCGGCGAGCAGAAAGAAGCCATGCACGCGACGACGCATTATTCCGTCGTTGACCGCGCGGCGCACAAGGCGTCCTGGGTGTCCCTGAAGCCGGTCACGGGCCGCCAGCACCAGCTTCGCGCGCACATGGAGTTGATCGGCAACACCATCGTCGGCGACAACAAGTATGACGGCGGCATGGATTTGCCCGCAGAAAACATTACGCCGAAGCTGCACCTCCACGCGCGCCGCCTCGTGATTCCGCATCCTGCCCGCGAGGGCAAGATCGACGTCACCGCGCCCTTGCCGCCGCATATGCAGGAAACGTGGGATCTCCTCGGCTTCGATGTCCGCCGCTTCGACAAGGACGACGGGTGA
- a CDS encoding type VI secretion system amidase effector protein Tae4: MIEFNDLWRGHPINQSMQSPCIAPHNLTNMEGRAILRGFPVFSNQCAIRMGIALRQAGVQPAQLSGITHCGVHPRSDMHFINATQLANGIARGGIAGLGPRERYAAAEAAEFYPKIFGRTGIIYIQDYWRRSTDSGRPTGDHIDVWNGYRSSAKWLMEWFSWLGYYSNYAEAGEIWFWEVK; encoded by the coding sequence ATGATTGAGTTCAACGATCTCTGGCGCGGGCATCCGATCAATCAGAGCATGCAGTCGCCCTGCATTGCGCCGCACAACCTCACCAACATGGAGGGGAGGGCGATCTTGCGCGGGTTCCCGGTGTTCTCCAACCAGTGTGCGATCCGCATGGGCATCGCGCTGCGCCAGGCTGGCGTGCAGCCGGCTCAGCTTTCCGGCATCACCCATTGCGGCGTCCATCCCCGCTCCGACATGCACTTCATCAATGCCACACAGCTCGCAAACGGTATCGCGCGCGGCGGCATCGCGGGCCTGGGACCGAGGGAGCGCTACGCAGCCGCCGAGGCCGCCGAGTTCTATCCCAAGATCTTCGGCCGCACCGGCATCATCTACATCCAGGACTACTGGCGCCGCTCCACAGATTCGGGCCGCCCCACCGGGGATCACATCGATGTCTGGAACGGCTATCGCTCGTCTGCCAAGTGGCTGATGGAGTGGTTCTCCTGGCTCGGTTATTACTCCAACTACGCCGAGGCCGGAGAGATCTGGTTCTGGGAAGTGAAATAG
- a CDS encoding inverse autotransporter beta-barrel domain-containing protein, which translates to MPWLELGGFYGSNDSSRGEAALWVPLAQSHNSVLFGEARGKLFEDDMREGNFALGYRQMQANGWNLGLWGGYDIRESQFGNTFHQFAGGIEALSDRWDVRANAYLPLNDSETLFRSSTFTPTAAPIINLTGTSIGLTTTGITTTTMLDELALHGFDAEIGAKILSTPLDLTGPSHELRLYAGAFHFDHSDLPNSVSGPRVRAEWRMDDVIARWAGSRLTIEAEYSHDQLRDDRVEIGARLRLPFGDSGTRVASRSLTAQERRMSEGLERDTDVVTGTTTTSSSSASSITEAVEDAKTGVRFDRVARADGAADITTASTSAGANSLIIATGNINGAQELQGDQTLQGGGSTIQVRGVTSGIVVDFTAPGSRPAVTHDAYFGPVLAALSSNTHIAGLDLTGGGSNSNNFGIQVFSGSTNVHIDSVNVSNTNHVGIFLGFETSVAISNSLVQQTASHGIHIESNSSLTVSNTTIVDPVRSGIFVGTNSYLSATDIEMRNVGTDGLYFVLGGTARISGMTIENAGNRGIHVLHNTDLTLNESVLKGTFGGEGILASGSNITFSGAGNTVEPGTTFGNGFCNAAGVTGSLEFNIGNCP; encoded by the coding sequence ATGCCCTGGCTCGAACTCGGCGGCTTCTACGGCTCGAACGATTCAAGCCGCGGCGAAGCGGCCCTCTGGGTCCCGCTCGCACAGAGCCACAACTCCGTTCTTTTCGGCGAAGCCCGCGGCAAGCTCTTCGAGGACGATATGCGCGAGGGCAACTTCGCGCTCGGGTACCGGCAGATGCAGGCCAACGGCTGGAACCTCGGCCTCTGGGGTGGCTACGACATCCGCGAAAGCCAGTTCGGCAACACCTTCCACCAGTTCGCGGGTGGGATCGAAGCCCTCTCCGACCGCTGGGACGTTCGCGCCAATGCCTACCTGCCGCTGAACGACAGCGAGACGCTTTTCAGATCGTCGACGTTTACGCCGACGGCCGCGCCAATCATTAATTTGACCGGCACGAGCATTGGCCTCACGACGACCGGCATCACCACGACGACGATGCTCGACGAGCTCGCGCTTCACGGTTTCGACGCCGAGATCGGCGCCAAGATCTTGTCGACCCCGCTCGATCTCACCGGGCCTAGCCACGAACTCCGCCTCTATGCGGGCGCCTTCCACTTCGATCATTCGGATTTGCCGAACTCTGTCTCAGGCCCGCGTGTGCGCGCCGAATGGCGTATGGACGACGTGATCGCTCGCTGGGCAGGTTCGCGCCTCACGATCGAAGCGGAGTACTCTCACGACCAGCTACGCGATGACCGCGTCGAAATCGGCGCACGCCTGCGGCTGCCCTTCGGCGACAGCGGCACGCGCGTCGCCTCCCGCTCGCTCACCGCGCAGGAGCGGCGCATGTCGGAAGGCTTGGAACGCGACACCGACGTCGTCACCGGCACGACCACCACGTCATCGAGCAGTGCTTCCAGCATCACAGAGGCCGTCGAGGACGCGAAAACCGGCGTCCGCTTCGACCGCGTCGCCAGGGCCGACGGCGCGGCAGACATCACCACCGCCTCCACATCTGCAGGCGCGAACTCCCTCATCATCGCCACAGGCAACATCAACGGCGCTCAAGAACTGCAAGGCGATCAAACGCTGCAGGGAGGCGGCTCAACCATTCAGGTGCGCGGCGTCACGTCCGGAATCGTCGTCGATTTCACGGCACCGGGTTCGCGACCAGCGGTGACGCATGACGCCTACTTCGGTCCCGTTCTGGCCGCCTTGTCTTCAAACACGCACATTGCGGGCTTGGACTTGACGGGCGGCGGCTCGAATTCCAACAACTTCGGTATTCAGGTTTTCTCAGGCAGCACCAACGTCCATATCGATTCCGTCAACGTGTCCAACACAAACCACGTTGGAATCTTTCTGGGATTCGAGACGTCGGTCGCCATCTCCAACAGTCTAGTGCAACAAACTGCGTCTCACGGCATCCATATTGAAAGCAACAGTTCGTTGACTGTGTCGAACACAACAATCGTCGATCCTGTCCGCAGCGGTATCTTTGTTGGCACAAATAGCTATTTGAGCGCGACCGACATCGAAATGCGCAATGTCGGCACGGACGGTCTTTATTTTGTGCTCGGAGGCACCGCGCGTATTTCCGGCATGACTATCGAGAACGCCGGGAACAGAGGCATCCACGTATTACACAACACCGATCTAACCCTGAACGAATCGGTTCTGAAGGGGACATTTGGCGGCGAAGGCATCCTGGCCAGCGGCAGCAACATCACGTTCAGCGGAGCGGGCAACACGGTCGAGCCCGGGACGACTTTTGGTAATGGGTTCTGCAACGCTGCCGGGGTGACGGGCAGTTTGGAGTTCAATATCGGCAATTGCCCATAG
- a CDS encoding replication-associated recombination protein A, whose amino-acid sequence MSNLFEAAGLEKGAPRPLADRLRPTKLSEVAGQPHLVGPDGTLTRFLSAGRLPSLVLWGPPGCGKTTIARLLAHETKLEFEQLSAIFSGVAELRKAFDRAKARREQGRGTLLFIDEIHRFNRSQQDSFLPYMEDGTITLVGATTENPSFEINAAVLSRASVLTLNRLDDDALEDLIKRAEAEEGRELPLDADAREAIKSMADGDGRSILNLSEEVLATVKPGTKPLEREALVKLVQRRAPLYDKSREGHYNLISALHKAVRGSDPDAALYYFCRMLDGGEDRLFLARRIVRMAVEDIGLADPQALVVANAAKDAYDFLGSPEGELALAEAVIYVATAPKSNANYVAYKAAMRAAKEHGSLSPPKVILNAPTKLMEEEGYGDGYLYDHDQPDAFSGQNYFPDEFKRRPKFYDPPERGFERELAKRLSYWDSLRKKRGGES is encoded by the coding sequence ATGAGCAATCTCTTCGAAGCGGCCGGGCTGGAGAAGGGCGCGCCGCGCCCGCTCGCAGACCGTTTGCGCCCCACCAAGCTTTCCGAAGTCGCAGGCCAGCCGCATCTCGTCGGGCCTGACGGTACGCTGACGCGCTTTCTCAGCGCAGGCCGCCTGCCGAGCCTCGTGCTGTGGGGCCCGCCGGGGTGCGGAAAGACCACCATCGCGCGCCTGCTCGCGCACGAGACGAAGCTCGAATTCGAGCAACTCTCCGCGATCTTCTCGGGCGTGGCCGAGTTGCGCAAAGCCTTCGATCGGGCCAAGGCGCGCCGCGAGCAAGGCCGCGGCACGCTGCTCTTCATCGACGAGATCCACCGCTTCAACCGCTCCCAGCAGGACAGCTTCCTGCCGTACATGGAAGACGGCACGATCACGCTCGTCGGCGCGACGACGGAAAACCCGTCGTTCGAGATCAACGCAGCCGTGCTCTCTCGCGCGTCCGTGCTCACGCTGAACCGTCTCGACGACGACGCGCTGGAAGACCTGATCAAGCGCGCCGAAGCGGAGGAGGGGCGCGAGCTGCCGCTCGACGCCGACGCCCGCGAAGCCATCAAGTCCATGGCGGACGGCGACGGCCGTTCGATCCTGAACCTCTCCGAAGAAGTGCTCGCGACGGTGAAGCCCGGCACGAAGCCGCTCGAGCGCGAAGCGCTCGTGAAGCTCGTCCAGCGTCGCGCCCCGCTCTACGACAAGAGTCGCGAAGGCCATTACAACCTGATCTCGGCGCTGCATAAGGCCGTGCGCGGCTCCGATCCCGACGCCGCGCTCTACTACTTCTGCCGGATGCTGGACGGCGGCGAGGATCGTCTGTTCCTCGCGCGCCGCATCGTGCGCATGGCGGTCGAGGACATCGGCCTCGCCGACCCGCAGGCGCTCGTCGTCGCGAATGCCGCGAAGGACGCCTACGATTTTCTCGGCAGTCCGGAAGGCGAATTGGCATTGGCGGAAGCCGTGATCTACGTCGCCACCGCGCCGAAATCGAACGCGAACTATGTGGCCTACAAAGCCGCCATGCGCGCCGCGAAAGAGCATGGGTCTCTGAGCCCGCCGAAGGTCATCCTGAATGCGCCGACCAAGCTGATGGAAGAGGAAGGTTACGGCGACGGCTATCTCTATGATCACGACCAGCCGGATGCGTTCTCAGGCCAGAACTACTTCCCGGACGAGTTCAAGCGGCGCCCCAAATTCTACGATCCGCCCGAGCGCGGCTTCGAGCGCGAGCTGGCCAAACGCCTATCTTACTGGGATAGCCTGCGCAAAAAGCGCGGCGGCGAAAGCTGA